The Chitinophagales bacterium genomic sequence CGTGATAACCTGAGAGAGCGCATCAATGACATAAAACGATCCACAAATGGTGGGAGTGAAGATATATTGCTTTTTGGCAGCCCGACGGCCACACATGCGCTAATGCAATTGGGCTTAATAGACGGCTACTGGCTGTTTGTTAACCCTGTTATCCTGGGGCAGGGCATCCCGCTATTTGCAGGTATAAAAGACAAGGTGAAACTACAACTGCAGACGACAAGACCATTTGCCAGCGGGGTAACGGAATTGAGTTATGTTGTAGCGGGGGAGTGAGAACGGGCTGTAGAAGGAGTTTAGCTATTCGGTGTCCCGGTCATCTTTTAGTACCCTGAATACCGGTCACAGACCGGGTGATTTGATAGACACAGATGCCCGGTGGAACATCTGCGCTAGTGGTAGATTTAAGAACCTTGTCTGTTTAGAAGCTTGTCACTCAAAAAAATAATTTATATTTATAAAGCTTGTCGCTGATTAGGCTATGACAAATCAAGGATGAAAAATGCAATTAGAATAACGTCAATAATATCATACTTGCTTATCATACTTGCAGGACAAATGATTGGGCTTCCTTTTATAGTATGGTTGATTTTTACAACTTTTGAATTTGGGAACAGTGATCAGTTTTTTGCCATACTTGGGATTGTTGGGATAATGCTGAATCTTACAAAATGGCGAAACAAAACACCTATAATGCTTATCAGTTTTGCATTTATGCTGTCACCTATCGTAAGCAGACTAATTCAAGTACCAATCGAAATGTTTAACTATTTAGCCTTTCAAATTCCATTGACAATTTTCATAACAACATATTCTGCATTCATTTTAATTAACGTGAAACAGAATGCTTCTGGACAAGGTGATAAAATAGGCTGACACTAGAGAAAATTTGTAGGAAGAATAAAACCTCTTGGTATTCAAACCAATTACGATTGAAAATCAGCAAATTAGAAAAGAAGAAAAATAGCAGAAATAACAAATCCTCTGATAATCAGAGGGTTTTCTTGTGAAGTGAACCGTATGGTACATTTTTCGAACCGGTTTGCTGATGATTTGAAGGCTGTAAGCTGTTAAATGTTTCGTCTAAAGAAAATGACTTATTTTTTGCATATTCGTAATGTGCAAAATGGATTTACACGTTGCAGACAAATATCACAGGTATATGCACTTTATAACTAGAAATTTATTCATTCTAATCTTTTTTGTTAGTATAAAGGCACTTAGTCAACCGGCGGCTGATTCCCTTGGGCTTAGTCCCAAATATCCTATTAAGGTTGGGTCGGGAGTCAATGGTGGGCCAAGAAATGAGAGGATTTATCTCAAGAATCTACAAGATCCATCGGGTAGAAAAATTGTTTATAAAAGAGCAGGGGGGTGCTGCCAATATGAATTAAACGAAGCACCTTTAGGAATTGCCACAATTGATATATACAACATTGGATATCTGGATAATGACACTGTAAAAGACGTTAGAACATTATATTTGACTTATTACGAGTATGAAAGGCCTGTAAAAGCGCCATATGGCTTTGAGTTTATATCGAAATCTATTGGAGATTCACTTGAAGTAAATGAAACGACCGTTTACAAGAGATACGGCAATCAAAGCAAAGTTCTATTAAGTTTTGACAAGTTAAAAGAAGTTCCCATGTACATTTTTAATCTTAGTCAAATAGAAGAACTTTCAATCGCTTATAATGAACTAACAGAAATACCAAATGAAATAGGCAGATTAAATCGACTAAAAATATTAGAATTTCAAGACAATAAAATAAAAACACTCCCGAATTCAATTTCCACGCTGGATAGTTTGACCGAAATTTACTTCTGCAACAACATGAATTGGGAACTAGTTTTTACGGTATTATCAAAATGTAAAAACTTCAAATCCGCGATATTTTGGAATGTTGGATTAGACTCTCTTCCTTCTTCAATAACAAAATGTCAAAACTTAGAACGGTTAAATATAAAGGGTAATTCAAAAATTGATTTTGGAAAGGCGTTTGATATTTTGAGTGATTTGAAAAACCTAAAGGAGCTTACCATTTCATTTGAAACAAGCTCGATGCCTAACGGGATAAATAAAGTCCAATCTTTGGAAGTACTTAATATAGAACATTCTGAAATTAAGGAGATGTCAAATGACGTAGGGAGATTGAGAAATTTGAAAGAACTACATTTTAGGTATTGCGATGAATTAACGAAAATTCCCAGGTGTATTAACAATTGCAAAAAACTGAGTAAAGTAAGCTTGTACTCAATGCGTAAACCATTTGATTTTGATTATTCAATACAATCATTACAAGGCTTGGATTTGACATATCTTGATTTAAGCCAAGCGTGGCGAATTAAAATACCTAAAGAAATATACAATTTTAAAAAGCTAAAATTTCTAGGATTGAATATTTATGAAACCGATTCTATCCCAGATGGGATTGGTAACCTTACTAATTTGGAAGAAATAGTACTATCTCCGGCTGATTATAAATACATGCCGGCAGACTTCGGGAATCTACATTCATTGAAGAAAATTGATTTATCTGGCGTATTTCATATCAATTTTGAGAGCCTATTTTCGATACTAATAAATTTGGAAAATTTAGAAGAAATTAACATTGACTATGGAGAACAAAGGCTTCCAGACAGTATTTCCAGACTAAAAAGTATAAAAAGGATAATTATGACCAATTATAATAGGGAATTTGTATCACCTGAAGAAAGAGGCAGACACAAGCAACTACTACCGAATTGTGAATTTGTATATTAAAGATGCTAGTGGCAATTATAGAGACGTTTTGGTACTCGAACCAATTACGATTGAAAATCAGCAAATTAGAAAAGAAGAAAAATAGCAGAAATAACAAATCCTCTGATTATAAGAGGATTTTCTTGTGAAGTGAACTTCTTGATACTCGAACCGCCTTCTTTGACTTTTTTACATGGTTAATGTTCCTTGTAATTGTTACAGCTATCAACCAATTGCATATGCTCAGGGGATCATTACGTTGTTCGTTCCTCTCTCCTCATAATGACGGTTCTATTGGGCCTCCCGCTACTTCTCCTTATACCCCACCTTATGACCGCTTACAGCAAAATAGAGAATGTACAGGTAGCAGGGTATGAGTATTATATAAGCTGATGACTGGCTGCCCATCATGTCTATCAGCCAGCCAAATAATGGCGGGATGACCGCACCACCTATGATACCCATAATGAGCAATGCGGAGCCTGTTTTTGTGAACTTGCCCAGACCTTTTAAAGACATAGGCCAGATAGCGGGCCACATAATGGCATTGGCAATACCCAATGAAGCGAGGCAATAAATAGACAAGCGGCCCGAGGTGAGCATGACACATACTGACAATGCAATGCCGAGTGCAGCGCATATTTTCAGCATGGTTTCCTGAGACATGAATTTTGGCGTGAGGATGATGCCTAATACATAACCTGCCAGCATACCGCCGAGTGTAAAGCTGGTAAAGAACTTGGCTTCTTCCCCGCTAATGCCCATAGAGGTTCCGTAAGCTATGATAGAATCACCGGAAATAACTTCGGCACCAACATAGAAGAAAATACCCAGTACGCCAAGGAACAGATATTTGTGGTGCCATATAGAGGCGTGAGCACTACTGTCTGTATCGGGGTTTTCTTCCGTATCATTTACTTCGGGAAGGGGAGATAATAATATCAAAACGGCGAGTACCGTCAGCGAGATAGCAATAGCTACGTATGGGGTAATGATGCGTTGCATCAGCTCATTGAGCAGGTCTGCCCTGGTTGCAGCGTTGGCAGTAGTTTCTAATTGCTCCTGCACGCCTAATATGCCTTTCAGTAATAATCCGGCCATGAGTATACTACCTATAGCGCCCGCTACTTTGTTGGCAATACCCATAATGCTGATGCGCTGTGCGGCGCTTTCTTCAGGGCCGAGTATGGTAACATAAGGATTAGTAGCAGTTTGTAAAATGGTCAATCCCAGCCCTTGTGTAAAGAGCCCGAAAAGGAAAAATGCATAACTGCGCTGCATGGCTGCGGGAATAAAAATGGCTGCACCTATAGCCATGATAACAAGGCCCAGGCTCATACCTTTTTTAAACCCTGTTTTGCGCAATATCATAGATGATGGCAGCGCCATAACAAAGTAAGATGCAAAAAAAGCGGTAGCCACTAAGTAGGATTGTGAGTTGGTGAGTTCACAGGCCAATTTAAGAAAAGGTATCAGGCTGCCGTTGAGCCATGTAATAAAGCCGAATATGAAGAACAGGCACCCTACCAGGAACAAAGAGGTAGCGTATGAGTTTTTATTGTTTGACTGCATTGGTTTAGTTTGTAGCTGAATACCAAGATACAGGAATTGTCGGGAAAGTTTTATTGTTTGCAGAATAAGACTTCGCTATCTGATACGTACTTTTAAAGCGTCAAAAACAAGAAATGAACAGATCATTTGCCATAGGTATTGATATAGGTGGCACTACTACAACTTTAGGGCTGGCAGACAGGCGTGGGCAGATACTGTTGCAGGCTACCATACCCACAACCGGTTTTGAAACGGTAGAGCTTTATATTAAAGCTATTGAAGGAGAGGTGGCGAAATTCATCGAACGTGCGGGCAGGGATAATATCAATGGGGTAGGTGTAGGTGCGCCTAATGGTAATTTTTATACAGGTGAGATAGTGGATGCCGCCAATATGCCCTGGAAAGGCAGGATACCCCTGGCTGATATGATGAGCAAAGCCCTGGGGTACAAAGTAACATTGACCAATGATGCTAACGCAACAGCGATGGGAGAGATGATGTATGGTGCTGCCAGGGGTATGAAAGATATTATCATGGTGACACTGGGTACGGGTGTAGGTAGTGGTTTTGTAGCCAACGGCCAGTTGATATACGGTCATGATGGTTTTGCGGGGGAGTTGGGGCATGTGATAGCAGTGCGGGATGGCAGGCCTTGCGGTTGCGGGCGAAAGGGATGTATGGAAAGGTATTGTTCTGCTACCGGAATTGTCATTACTGCAAACGAGTGGCTGGAAAACCGGGATGATGCATCGTTACTGCGCGATAAACAAGGACAAATAACAGCAAAGGATATTCATGAAGCTGCATTGGCAGGCGATAAGCTCGCGATAGAGATTTTTGACTATACAGGCAAAATACTCGGCCAGACCCTGGCTGATGCTGTTGCTATTACTTCTCCACAGGCCATCATTTTGTTCGGTGGGCTGGCTAAAGCAGGTGATGTATTGTACGGGCCTGTAAAAAAATATATGGAAGAGAACCTGCTGAGTATGTTCAAAGACAAAATAGAACTGTTGCCTTCTGCACTGCCGGATGCTGACGCTGCAATATTAGGTGCCAGCGCACTGGCCTGGTAAAAGAAGAGACCCCGCCCCGGCATGACACCGGAACGGGGCTACTATTCATCTTCCACCTTATCCTTTATCTTCCCCTGCTGCCACCTCTCTGGCCGCTGTTGTGTGTTGTATTACTTCTTGCCGGTTGAGACGCCCTTTGCTGGCTATGTTGTTGCCTTGCAGGCTGAGACATATGCTGATTAGATTGTGGCCTCGCCCTGTCAGGCATGCTCCTGTTGGTGCTTTGCGGCCTGTTTTGTGTCACATGCCCACGTTGTGGTTGTGTATGTTGTTGCCTTGCAGGCTGGCTCCTCTGTTGTTGCCACGATTGCTGCCTGCGTTCTGTTATACGTTGTTGTTGCTGTGGTGCCCTCGTATTGGCTGTCCGCGAAGGACGGCTGTTATTTGTTGTATTAGGCCTTGCCTGGTTAGGGCTACTAGCTCTTTGTGTCGAACTCATCCTGTTGGGGGTACTGCTGCGCTGATCGTTGTTCCTGCTGCCGCTGTGGTTAGCAGGTGTTGTTCTGCGTTCATTTGCATTCACATAACGTTCAGGGCGTTCGTTGTTCCTGCTGTTAACAGTCGGGCGGTACACATTCAGTGTATTACCCCTTACCTGAGACCTGCCGGGCTTCATCTCGCTACGTACACCATAAGTGCGCACGCTACGTCCTGTTACACGTTCTATCTCATTCCTGCGCGGACCTGATATATACCTGTGGTTGTTGTTGATATAGGTATTGTTTATAATGGTTGTGTTGCGGATGATGGTCGTATTGTACTGCGGACCTCTCCAATAGCTGCTGTAATTCCGCGCGTATATATGCCTTTGTGGTACGAACACCCACCAGTTGGGGCTACAATTATAGTTACCTATGGCTACATTGATATTAATACCCGGTGCTATCGGAGCCCAGCCATAATATCCGCCACCATTGCGCCAGCTTACCCATGCAGGGCCCCAAGTGTTGCCCGGCACCCATATCCAGCCATAATAGTCGTCATAGGTCCAGTTACCGTAGTGGAAAGGAGCCCAACCCCAGTTGTAGTTGGATACCCATGTATTACCATA encodes the following:
- a CDS encoding sugar MFS transporter; translated protein: MQSNNKNSYATSLFLVGCLFFIFGFITWLNGSLIPFLKLACELTNSQSYLVATAFFASYFVMALPSSMILRKTGFKKGMSLGLVIMAIGAAIFIPAAMQRSYAFFLFGLFTQGLGLTILQTATNPYVTILGPEESAAQRISIMGIANKVAGAIGSILMAGLLLKGILGVQEQLETTANAATRADLLNELMQRIITPYVAIAISLTVLAVLILLSPLPEVNDTEENPDTDSSAHASIWHHKYLFLGVLGIFFYVGAEVISGDSIIAYGTSMGISGEEAKFFTSFTLGGMLAGYVLGIILTPKFMSQETMLKICAALGIALSVCVMLTSGRLSIYCLASLGIANAIMWPAIWPMSLKGLGKFTKTGSALLIMGIIGGAVIPPLFGWLIDMMGSQSSAYIILIPCYLYILYFAVSGHKVGYKEK
- a CDS encoding leucine-rich repeat domain-containing protein, which encodes MDLHVADKYHRYMHFITRNLFILIFFVSIKALSQPAADSLGLSPKYPIKVGSGVNGGPRNERIYLKNLQDPSGRKIVYKRAGGCCQYELNEAPLGIATIDIYNIGYLDNDTVKDVRTLYLTYYEYERPVKAPYGFEFISKSIGDSLEVNETTVYKRYGNQSKVLLSFDKLKEVPMYIFNLSQIEELSIAYNELTEIPNEIGRLNRLKILEFQDNKIKTLPNSISTLDSLTEIYFCNNMNWELVFTVLSKCKNFKSAIFWNVGLDSLPSSITKCQNLERLNIKGNSKIDFGKAFDILSDLKNLKELTISFETSSMPNGINKVQSLEVLNIEHSEIKEMSNDVGRLRNLKELHFRYCDELTKIPRCINNCKKLSKVSLYSMRKPFDFDYSIQSLQGLDLTYLDLSQAWRIKIPKEIYNFKKLKFLGLNIYETDSIPDGIGNLTNLEEIVLSPADYKYMPADFGNLHSLKKIDLSGVFHINFESLFSILINLENLEEINIDYGEQRLPDSISRLKSIKRIIMTNYNREFVSPEERGRHKQLLPNCEFVY
- a CDS encoding ROK family protein, which codes for MNRSFAIGIDIGGTTTTLGLADRRGQILLQATIPTTGFETVELYIKAIEGEVAKFIERAGRDNINGVGVGAPNGNFYTGEIVDAANMPWKGRIPLADMMSKALGYKVTLTNDANATAMGEMMYGAARGMKDIIMVTLGTGVGSGFVANGQLIYGHDGFAGELGHVIAVRDGRPCGCGRKGCMERYCSATGIVITANEWLENRDDASLLRDKQGQITAKDIHEAALAGDKLAIEIFDYTGKILGQTLADAVAITSPQAIILFGGLAKAGDVLYGPVKKYMEENLLSMFKDKIELLPSALPDADAAILGASALAW